The DNA window GAGTGGATGGACAACTTCCACCCGATGCGCTTCGGCGAGCGCTTGTGGATCTGCCCGAGCTGGCGTGACGTGCCGGATCCCGACGCGGTCAACGTCATGCTCGATCCGGGCCTGGCGTTCGGCACCGGCACTCACCCGACCACCGCGCTGTGCCTGCAGTGGCTGGACGGCCTCGATCTGGCCGGCAAAACCGTTATCGACTTCGGCTGTGGTTCCGGCATCCTGGCGATCGCCGCCCTGAAGCTCGGTGCGGCGCGCGCTATCGGCATCGACATCGATCCCCAGGCCATTCAGGCCAGCCGCGACAACGCGCAGCGTAACGGCGTTTCAGAGCGTCTGGAGCTGTATCTGCCGAAAGACCAGCCGGCGGACCTGCTGGCGGACGTAGTGGTCGCCAACATCCTTGCCGGCCCGCTGCGCGAGCTGGCGCCGCTGATCGGCTGTCTGCCGAAGGCCGGTGGCCATCTGGG is part of the Serratia surfactantfaciens genome and encodes:
- the prmA gene encoding 50S ribosomal protein L11 methyltransferase encodes the protein MPWIQLKLNTTGSQAEDLSDALVESGAVSVTFQDTHDNPVFEPLPGETLLWGDTDVIGLYDAETDMAEVVAMLEQHPLLGAGFRHKIEQLEDKDWEREWMDNFHPMRFGERLWICPSWRDVPDPDAVNVMLDPGLAFGTGTHPTTALCLQWLDGLDLAGKTVIDFGCGSGILAIAALKLGAARAIGIDIDPQAIQASRDNAQRNGVSERLELYLPKDQPADLLADVVVANILAGPLRELAPLIGCLPKAGGHLGLSGVLASQASSVAEAYKEKFALDPVAEREEWCRITGRRK